A window from Triticum aestivum cultivar Chinese Spring chromosome 6D, IWGSC CS RefSeq v2.1, whole genome shotgun sequence encodes these proteins:
- the LOC123140762 gene encoding glycine-rich cell wall structural protein-like — MASKGLIVFAVLLLAASFLVATAEQTQPKKEAQASVQVGYNGGGGGGEGDGYAGHAGGGIRCCRHNCYRRTSCRCCTPDEIAEEVRH; from the exons ATGGCGTCCAAGGGTCTCATTGTGTTTGCTGTCCTGCTGCTTGCTGCGTCTTTCCTCGTGGCCACAGCTGAACAAACTC AGCCCAAGAAGGAGGCCCAAGCCAGTGTTCAGGTCGGCtacaacggcggcggtggcggtggcgagggcGACGGTTACGCTGGACACGCCGGCGGAGGCATCCGTTGCTGCCGGCACAACTGCTACAGGCGTACTAGCTGCCGCTGCTGCACCCCCGACGAGATCGCGGAGGAGGTCCGCCACTGA